The proteins below come from a single Candidatus Krumholzibacteriota bacterium genomic window:
- the rpmG gene encoding 50S ribosomal protein L33 — MRDLVILACQECKNRNYTTKKNKRLHPDRLEHSKYCRFCGKHTTHKETR, encoded by the coding sequence ATGAGAGACCTCGTGATACTGGCTTGCCAGGAGTGCAAGAACAGGAACTATACGACGAAGAAGAACAAGAGATTGCATCCGGACAGGCTTGAGCACAGTAAATACTGCCGTTTCTGTGGCAAGCATACGACTCACAAAGAGACCAGATAG
- a CDS encoding elongation factor Tu, whose protein sequence is IAMEKELRFAIREGGRTVGAGVVTEIIE, encoded by the coding sequence ATAGCGATGGAGAAAGAGCTCAGGTTCGCGATCCGCGAGGGCGGAAGGACTGTTGGCGCCGGCGTAGTTACCGAGATCATTGAATAG
- the secE gene encoding preprotein translocase subunit SecE, with protein MFNKIGKFFTEIKSEMKKVTWPTRDELKESTKLVIVATFVVTVFIGFIDQILTFVIRRLLGW; from the coding sequence ATGTTCAATAAAATCGGAAAGTTTTTCACTGAGATCAAAAGTGAGATGAAGAAAGTCACGTGGCCGACTCGTGACGAACTCAAGGAATCAACGAAGCTGGTCATCGTGGCGACTTTCGTAGTCACCGTTTTCATCGGTTTTATCGACCAGATCCTTACTTTTGTGATCAGGCGCCTCCTTGGCTGGTAG
- the nusG gene encoding transcription termination/antitermination factor NusG — MKWYVVHTYSGREAKVRDTVERLIQASDFKEKFGKVLVATEEVAEMKKGKKTVSMRKLFPSYIMIEMEMTNETWSLVENVPGVTHFVGGEEKPSPISKKEVDRILGRMEKKEGIIPEVPFSIGEHVNVIDGPFSEFTGVVDEINPERGKLKVLVSIFGRETPVELDFLQVKPL; from the coding sequence ATGAAATGGTATGTAGTCCATACGTACTCCGGAAGGGAAGCGAAGGTGCGGGATACGGTCGAGCGCCTTATACAGGCCTCAGACTTCAAGGAAAAGTTCGGGAAGGTCCTTGTCGCTACCGAAGAGGTGGCGGAGATGAAAAAGGGCAAGAAGACCGTTTCAATGAGGAAACTCTTTCCGAGCTATATAATGATTGAAATGGAAATGACTAACGAGACATGGTCCCTCGTGGAGAATGTTCCCGGCGTGACCCATTTTGTCGGGGGGGAAGAAAAGCCCAGCCCGATATCTAAAAAGGAAGTCGACCGGATCCTTGGAAGGATGGAAAAGAAGGAAGGTATCATTCCGGAAGTCCCATTCTCGATAGGCGAGCATGTGAATGTCATAGACGGACCGTTTTCCGAATTTACAGGTGTGGTCGATGAGATCAATCCGGAAAGAGGAAAACTCAAAGTCCTTGTTAGCATTTTTGGCCGCGAAACACCGGTTGAGTTGGATTTTCTTCAGGTCAAACCTTTATAA